A window from Chrysemys picta bellii isolate R12L10 chromosome 20, ASM1138683v2, whole genome shotgun sequence encodes these proteins:
- the LOC112060067 gene encoding scale keratin-like, translated as MSSCKDLSCRPSPCYPDICPDPCVVARNEPCVTSCADSTAVVYPPPVSVLFPGPILSSCPQHSLVGSTLPALPYRAGGSFGGGALGGPIGYGSGYGGALEGGYGYGGLSSYGGSYGYGGLCGYGGGYGGGYGGLCGYGRRYGGRCYSSRRGSCGPC; from the coding sequence ATGTCTTCCTGCAAAGACCTGTCTTGCCGACCCAGCCCGTGTTATCCTGACATATGCCCAGATCCATGTGTTGTTGCCCGCAATGAGCCTTGTGTCACCTCGTGTGCAGATTCAACAGCAGTGGTCTATCCACCACCGGTTTCCGTGCTATTCCCAGGACCAATTCTCTCTTCTTGTCCTCAACACAGCCTAGTGGGAAGCACCTTACCAGCTCTACCCTACCGAGCTGGGGGCTCATTTGGGGGTGGTGCTTTGGGTGGCCCAATTGGTTATGGTAGTGGATATGGGGGTGCTTTAGAGGGTGGTTATGGTTATGGGGGCTTAAGCAGTTATGGAGGCTCATATGGTTATGGGGGCTTATGTGGTTATGGTGGTGGATACGGGGGTGGCTATGGTGGCTTATGCGGGTATGGGAGGCGATATGGTGGGAGGTGCTATTCTTCCCGCCGTGGAAGCTGTGGCCCATGTTAA
- the LOC135976816 gene encoding claw keratin-like, translating into MSSCKDLSCRPSPCYPDICPEPCVVARNEPCITSCADSTAVVYPPPVSVLFPGPILSTSPQHSLVGSTVPALPYGAGGSFGGGALGGPIGYGSGYGGALEGGYGYGGLSGYGGSYGYGGLSGYGGSYGYGGLCGYGAGYGGGYGGLCGYGAGYGGGYGGLCGYGRRYGGRCYSSRRGSCGPC; encoded by the coding sequence ATGTCTTCCTGCAAAGACCTGTCTTGCCGACCCAGCCCGTGTTATCCTGACATATGCCCAGAACCATGTGTTGTTGCCCGCAATGAGCCTTGTATCACCTCGTGTGCAGATTCAACAGCAGTGGTCTATCCACCACCGGTTTCCGTGCTATTCCCAGGACCAATTCTCTCTACTTCCCCTCAACACAGCCTAGTGGGAAGCACGGTACCAGCTCTACCCTATGGAGCTGGGGGCTCATTTGGGGGTGGTGCTTTGGGTGGCCCAATTGGTTATGGTAGTGGATATGGGGGTGCTTTAGAGGGTGGTTATGGTTATGGGGGCTTAAGCGGTTATGGAGGCTCATATGGTTATGGGGGCTTAAGCGGTTATGGAGGCTCATATGGTTATGGGGGCTTATGTGGTTATGGTGCTGGATACGGGGGTGGCTATGGTGGCTTATGTGGTTATGGTGCTGGATACGGGGGTGGCTATGGTGGCTTATGCGGGTATGGGAGGAGATATGGTGGGAGGTGCTATTCTTCCCGCCGTGGAAGTTGTGGCCCATGTTAA
- the LOC135976820 gene encoding scale keratin-like — protein MSSCKDLSCRPSPCYPDICPDPCVVARNEPCITSCADSTAVVYPPPVSVLFPGPILSTSPQHSLVGSTLPALPYRAGGSFGGGALGGPIGYGSGYGGALEGGYGYGGLSSYGGSYGYGGLSGYGGSYGYGGLCGYGAGYGGGYGGLCGYGRRYGGRCYSSRRGSCGPC, from the coding sequence ATGTCTTCCTGCAAAGACCTGTCTTGCCGACCCAGCCCGTGTTATCCTGACATATGCCCAGATCCATGTGTTGTTGCCCGCAATGAGCCTTGTATCACCTCGTGTGCAGATTCAACAGCAGTGGTCTATCCACCACCGGTTTCCGTGCTATTCCCAGGACCAATTCTCTCTACTTCCCCTCAACACAGCCTAGTGGGAAGCACCTTACCAGCTCTACCCTACCGAGCTGGGGGCTCATTTGGGGGTGGTGCTTTGGGTGGCCCAATTGGTTATGGTAGTGGATATGGGGGTGCTTTAGAGGGTGGTTATGGTTATGGGGGCTTAAGCAGTTATGGAGGCTCATATGGTTATGGGGGCTTAAGCGGTTATGGAGGCTCATATGGCTATGGTGGCTTATGTGGTTATGGTGCTGGATACGGGGGTGGCTATGGTGGCTTATGCGGGTATGGGAGGAGATATGGTGGGAGGTGCTATTCTTCCCGCCGTGGAAGTTGTGGCCCATGTTAA